A region of the Halalkalicoccus tibetensis genome:
CACCAATATTGGCGAGTCCCGCGTGCCGCAGTTTGTGTGTAAGGATTCCTCTCCTCATAGCTATCAACAGAGTGTTCTCCTCACTACCGAATCAACCCGAACGGCTTCGGGCATACCTTTATTCCACGCCCACACCGACCGTCCCGGGTCGGAGCACTCCTATACGAACGACTGGCCGTACGTGCCCGGAACCGGCAACCGGCCGACCGGCCAGGTGATGGTCTGGAGCACGATCGGTCTGGTGTTGCTCGTCGGCGGCGGCGGCCTCGGGGTCTAGGCGTACCACAGCCTCGACTTCGCCGAACCGACGACCGAGCTCGTCGACGTGCCCTCGCCCGAGTCGGTCTCGGCCACGCCGGCACAGTACGCCGCCGCGTGGTACGTCCCGGTCGCCGGCGCGCTGTTCGTCCTCCAGGCGCTCACCGGGGCGCTGTTGGCCCACTATTACGTCGAGTGCACCGGCTTCTTCGGCCTCTTCGACGCCTTTGGAGTCGACGTCGTCTCGTGGCTCCCGTTCGCCACGGTCCGGACCTGGCACATCAACCTCGCGGTGCTCTGGATCACGACGCTCTGGCTCGCGGGCGGACTCTTCCTGCCGGGGCTGTTCAGCGACGAGGATCCGCCGGGGCAGGCAGCAGGAACGACCGCCCTGCTTGGCCTGCTGGTCGTGGCGACCCTCGGCGCGTTCGCCGGCGTCTGGCTCGGCACACATGGAAAGCTCGGCTCGCCCGAGGACGGCGAGCTCTGGTGGTGGCTCGGCTCGGAGGGGCTCGAATACCTCGAGGATCTCGACGTCGGTGGGGAAGCGCTGACCGAGCGCTACCCCAAGCTCACCTATCTGCTGGGGAGAATTCCGCCTCAGCGATCTATTTTAAGTACTTCTCGCGATAAGGAGTGGAGTAAGCGGGATTCTTCGGTCGATCACTACTCCTCAGCAGTGCCATTCTGACGGCTACCGCAGCAAGGACGGTTCTACTCGTGGTGCTCGTAGCGTTCGACGACCTCAGCGAAGGCCACCGTTTCCGCCACGCTCGTGATCTCGATCTCGACGCGTTCGTGCGGGTCGGTATCGGGAACGATGACCACGTATCCTCGCTCGACTCGTGCGATCCCGTCACCCTGATCGCCGATCGTCTCGATCTCGACGGTTCGGTGATCGCCCTCAGTAACGGGCGGATTGGGCTCAGTAGTTGCCTGAGTCGATTTTTGACTGGTAGTAGTGTCCGAGTCGGTCTGGGGCCGAGCCTGTGGGACGAGAGCGATACGATACGAACCGTCCGGCTCGAGGTCGCCGAGCTCCACCTCGCGTTCGGGAATCTCGATCGTGTAAGACCCATTTCGGCGATCGATCTCACCACTAAACAGACACAGTAGATCGTCTGAGAGTTCCATTTGAAATACTCAGTTGATGAAGCCGTGGTCAATGTGCATGATAGTACTGGTAGCAGCTGATATGCCCGAGAGATCTCCTCCATCAGTTCCTCAACGAGAGTGTCAGTAGTGCTTTATGTTCACCACATATATAACGGAGGAGTTTCAACTAACAACAGATTCCAAATGAAGGAGTGTAAGCGGTGTGGAAAAGCGTTCCTGACAGATCGGGCGGCGAACGGACACCAGGCGGTCTGTCCCGAGAATCCCGACCGTGTCGTCCCTGACGGCTGGGCGCCCGAGACACATGGTCGTTGGGGAGATACTACAGAGTGAACGTATGGGCTGACCAAAGGAGATAGTGTCAGTCAGTGTCACTGCCGGTTGCTTTTCCTAGATATTTCCGCCGAACAGTGTCTCCATCACGATAGGCCCGATATTTATAGGGGCCATGTTCCCCGCCGCCACTCATGCACGAGCAGCTCTCATCACCACAGGTGCGATACTCGAGATAGACCGCACCACCTGATTCGTTCTCGAGAAGTTGGGTTTCATCCGGCAGTTCGTCTTCGGTGACTGGCTCTTGGCGACGTTCTTCGCGAGCCGCAAGCAGCTTATCGATATATTCGCTGGCGTCCCGAAGCGACTCGTCATCCTGCTTAGGAAGGCCCTCCGCAAGGTAATTCGGAAGGGAGGGAGGTGCAGTCGGTGGCATTTTCCTTGTGCAACGTATAGGGAGAACCGATATAGTATTTGTTGCACAAGACGCCCGGTAGGTCATCTCTCTCAGAGGTGATTCCGTCCGCCATATGTCAGACACCGTTATTTCCACTAATACGATGACAGGAGTAGGGACGCCCAGAACAGGCCATCACTCTCCCCCCACTGTTTCCAGTAAACGCGAGATCGAGTGGGGAGGCGTCTGCTCCTAGCGTGAAGTAACCCCCTAGTTCCCTATCTCTCTAGCCGACTTTTTCGACGCTACGGACCAACTAGTGACTATCCATAATAAAGATTCTCGCTAGATAACTACCTTTCCCAGAACCGCTCCTGCTTCTTCTACTCTTTACTGGAAATAGTGGGGTGGGGGTGTTGGTCTTCTTCTCTCCATGCTTCCCCCTCGCCGTGCGCTGGTTCTTCCGTAGCGCCCAATTACTGGAAACAGTGGGGTGCTCCTTACTTATAAAAGACCCTTTACTGGAAATACTGGAACACGGTGGTTCGATTCCTCTCCTCAATTTTCCCAGAGACACTTCCAATTACCAAGAATAATGGTGTCTGGAGTATGCGATCGATCACACTTTACTGGAAACGGTGGGGTAGCTCGTGAGGGCTAGTAGGGGGTAGTTCGCCATCGACAGACAAGGAACTAGTCTCGATTCCCTAGAGTTTACTGGAAACGGTGGGGTGGTAGTCCGGCTATTCGAAGTGGTTATACTGGAAATACTGGAAACGATGGTCGAAACTATTATCATGGTAGGTTGACTCAGTCACTCCTATCATGGGCCCCCGGTTCCAGCCGGACGATACTCTCTATAAGCGACGGAACACACTCAAGGTAGAGTACGTTCCTGACGAAATCGTCGGACGGGACAACGAGATCGAGGAGTACGAGGCTGCACTTCAGCCCGTCATCAACGGGGAGTATCCCGATAACGTCTTCATCTATGGAAAGACTGGCGTCGGGAAAACGGCAGTAACGAACTTCCTGCGCAACGAACTGCTGGAGTCGGCTGCTCATTTCGACGTGGACATCTCGTTTATAACGCTCAACTGTGACGGCCTGAGCACGAGCTATCAGGCTGCGATCAGCCTCATCAACAAGCTCCGGGAACCCGAACACTACATCGCTGAGACGGGCCATCCTCAATCCAAAGTCTATCGCCTCCTCTGGAACGAACTCAACAGCCTCTCGGGGACCGTTATCATCGTCCTCGACGAGATCGATCACATCACGGACGACACCTTCCTCTATCAGATCACGCGCGCAGACAACAACGGGTACATCGAGAACATCCAACTGGGTCTCATCGGGATCAGCAACGACTCGACGTTCCGTGAGCAACTCGACGCGAAGGTTCAATCATCGCTCTGTGAAACCGAGATCTCGTTCCCGCCGTATGGCACCGAAGAACTCCAAAAAGTCCTCGAACAACGAGCGGACATCGCGTTCCACCAGAACGCGCTTGAGGACGGTGTGATCTCACTGTGTGCTGCACTTGGCCGTCAAGACGGGGGCGATGCACGACGAGCGATTACACTGCTTCGGAAGGCTGGTGACCTCGCCAGAACGGAAAACGCAACGAGAGTCACGACCGATCACGTCGAGCGAGCCCAAGAAAAGCTCGAGGCCCAACAGAGCATGGACATCATGCGTGATCTCACCGAACACGAACAGCTTACCCTGTATGCTCTTACGACCCTTGCCGCCGAGGACGCGACTCCTGCCCGGTCGCGTGTCGTCTACCAGCGATACAAGAAACTCTGTACTACTCAGGACCGTAATCCCCGCACAGCCCGCCGAATGCGGAGTTTTCTCTCCGACTTCGAAATCCTCAACCTGACACTCTCCCATATGGAACATCGAGGTCAGGACGGCGGCACGTATCGTGAACACGAAATCAACCGGGACATCGCGACGATCATCGACGCGTTGCAGACCGTGATCACGGAGTTCGGTGCTCACCGAAGTATCACGGAGTATCTCCCGGACTCGGGCGAAGAGTTCGCCACGATAGCGTAGCTGTCCGTGCTCATCTCCTCGTCTCCTCTACTTACCTAGAAGTAGCGTCAAAGAGACGCGACAGTTTCGGTCAAGATTGTTGCCGTTATCTGCAGAACTGCAGCTAGTCTTCGAAGCATGGATCTCTGAGTGCGTATCTTCAGCGTCGTGATCCCTCCTACTGATTAGAACGTTTAGAACGTGATCTGGGATTTGGTTTCGGCTTGGAGCGCCCAGATTTCCTTCATCCGGGCTCGAATACCTACGTACTGCTCGTGGAGACGATCATACGTCTCACCACGAGCAGCAGTCGGGTGATACCGATCGGCATTTGAACGGACCTGTTTGACTCCTGCTGGCGCGTTCGAGTAGCAGCCAGCACCGACCCCGGCGAGTACCGCCGCTCCAAGCGCGGTCGGCTCAGCACTGTCCGGGATGACGATTTCGACGCCCATACAGTCGGCAACGAGCTGATTCCAGAACGCAGATTGCGTTGGTCCGCCAGTGAGATAGAGCTGAGAGACCGTATTTGGGACCGCTTCGTAACAGTCCCGAAGCGCCAAGGCAAGCCCCTCGTACACTGCTCGAACGATGTGGGCAGTTGTATGCGACGGTTCCAAACCCAGTAGCTGTGCTCGTGCATTGGGATCAACGAAGGGGCCTCGTTCGCCAGTCGAGCTGAGATACGGCAGATAAACAAGCCCGTCTGCTCCGGCTGAAACCGAGCGAGCAGCGGCCTCGAGATCCGAATAGTCGGTCTTACAATTGTTTACAATCTCATCGCGCACCCACTCGATGCTCCGGGTGCCTACATTCGATCCGATTGCTTCCGTATAGAGACCGTCCCAGAGGGCAACTTGGATCGTCGTCGAATCGACACGTGGTGTCGAAGCTAGCGACTGGTTGACGACCGACGTCCCGACCGAAGACACCGAATCTCCCTCGGAGACGGCGCCACAACCGATGGCGGACGCGGCAACGTCGAACAGTCCCATCACGACCGGCGTCCCAGCGGGTAGACCAGTCTCCACTGTCGCCGATTCAGTTATTGATCCAACGACCGAGCCTGCGGTCTGTAGCTCCGGGCGCAGGTGCTTGTGCTCGGACACTCCCGTGGCCTTCCAGACGGCATCCGAATACGATTGACTGTGAATATCCAAGAGGGGCAGCGAACCGTCGCTCAAGTCCGTCGCCCGCTCTCCGGTCAGCTTGTAGGTAAGCCAGTCTTTGCAGAACAGAAGCGTCGCCGCCGTCTCAAGCTGTTGAGGGCGTTCATCGGACAGCCATGCGAGAAGCGGAAGGACGGTGCCAGGAAAGAGCTCCGAGCCACAGATAGAAGCGATCTCTTCGAGCGTGCCGTTGGTGCGCCACTGCTCGACGTACTCGTTTGCCCGACTGTCCGACCAAAGAATAGCGCTGCGAACGGGCTCGCCGTCCCCATCGATCAACCAACATCCATCGCCTTGGCCTGCGATACTGACGCCGAGAACAGTGGCTTCCGGTGGAAGCTGCTCAACGAGCTCCGCGAGACAGGCAGCGGTCTGTTCCCAGACGGTATTCATGTCTTGATGAGCCCACTGTGAACGTGGATGGTCCGTCGTGAGCTCTCGGGTAGCCAGTGCCTGCTCACGTCCAGTCGGCGTGATGGCGATTGCCTTGATCACTGACGTGCCGGCATCGATACCCACGAGAATGTCCATTGCCCAGTACGCCGTTGTCAGTCGAGTTAGTGGTTATGATAGGAAGTTATCATGAGACAGAAGGCCCTATCGAAACCAACGATCGTAGTAGGGAACTTCTTGCTGAGCAAGACGTACCGATGACATAGATCGCCCTTGCAGGGCCTCTCTGTAGTGTCTAGGTGGCCTGGCCCCTAGTCACCGGCTACGTCGAGGATGCCGTCGAAATTATTGCAGGGTTCAGACGAGTGCGATTAGTCCAAAACTGCAGCTAGGGTATCGAGATAACCACCTCTCCCATAGTACTTGTTTTCGTATTCAGAGGGAGTTTCTGCGGTACGACGAAGTACGTTCATGACCTGGTTTGCATTGGAACGCTGACTAATACTGGCGACAAGTGCAACGGCACCGGCAACTTGTGGTGCAGCCATCGAGGTTCCAGCTAACCACCCATACCCATACTCCGCTCCCTGATACTCCCCATCATCGCTAAATATGGGCGTAGCAGTCACGTTCAGGACATCATCGTATTCAGACTCTCCACCCTGTCCGCCAGGCGCAGCGAGATCGATTGCACCGACTCCGTGTGTCGTATACGTTGATGGCGCGTACGGTGGTTCATCGTACTCGCCGGTACCAGGATCGAATCCGATAGGACCGGTTGCGCTCGTCGTGATTCCACCTGCAGTTTGAGACGAGTCGGTTTCATCCCGGTTGAACTGGAGACTCTCTCCCCAGTTCCCAGAAGCGTGCGTATGAACCGTCCCGTTTCGCCGGGCGTAGTTTCCGATACGCTGGTGAACACTGCCCCAGAATCTACCCCACCCCTCCTCGCGCATGTTCCACGTCCAACCAAGACTGAGATTCGCGGCATCACAGCCGATCTCAGCAGCGTAAACGAGGGCAGCCAAAACTGACCCATAGTACGTATCTCCCCAGTAATCCGGCGGAAGGTCGTTGCGATCACTACTCGCCGGATTCGCGGTAGAGACACGAAGATCCACGAGCTCCGTACCGGGCGCAGAGCCGACAACACCGGTCTCATCCTCGTCATTGGCAGCAACGATTCCTGCCACGTGCGTCCCGTGGGTCCCTGCATAGGGCTCCCCGATTCCGTAGTCGTCCTCTGCGAAACTCCTCGAGAGATCGAGATTGACCTGGCCTTCCAGATCAGGATGACCCGATGCAATCCCGCTATCGATGATCGCTACTCGCGTTCCTTCACCGCGAGTCGTCTCGTGAGCGTCCGGAATACCTTGGTCGTGTTTGTCCCACTGATATGCAGATAGGTCCTCGCTCTCCTGGAGATCATCAGCTCTGGTTTGGCGGACTGGGCGATGATCGCCGCGGCTGTGTCGTCTATCTGGCACGAAGTCCGCCCGGGATGCTTCGAGTGAGTCCTCAGATCCCTCGA
Encoded here:
- a CDS encoding TRAM domain-containing protein, which codes for MELSDDLLCLFSGEIDRRNGSYTIEIPEREVELGDLEPDGSYRIALVPQARPQTDSDTTTSQKSTQATTEPNPPVTEGDHRTVEIETIGDQGDGIARVERGYVVIVPDTDPHERVEIEITSVAETVAFAEVVERYEHHE
- a CDS encoding DUF6788 family protein — its product is MPPTAPPSLPNYLAEGLPKQDDESLRDASEYIDKLLAAREERRQEPVTEDELPDETQLLENESGGAVYLEYRTCGDESCSCMSGGGEHGPYKYRAYRDGDTVRRKYLGKATGSDTD
- a CDS encoding orc1/cdc6 family replication initiation protein, whose protein sequence is MGPRFQPDDTLYKRRNTLKVEYVPDEIVGRDNEIEEYEAALQPVINGEYPDNVFIYGKTGVGKTAVTNFLRNELLESAAHFDVDISFITLNCDGLSTSYQAAISLINKLREPEHYIAETGHPQSKVYRLLWNELNSLSGTVIIVLDEIDHITDDTFLYQITRADNNGYIENIQLGLIGISNDSTFREQLDAKVQSSLCETEISFPPYGTEELQKVLEQRADIAFHQNALEDGVISLCAALGRQDGGDARRAITLLRKAGDLARTENATRVTTDHVERAQEKLEAQQSMDIMRDLTEHEQLTLYALTTLAAEDATPARSRVVYQRYKKLCTTQDRNPRTARRMRSFLSDFEILNLTLSHMEHRGQDGGTYREHEINRDIATIIDALQTVITEFGAHRSITEYLPDSGEEFATIA
- a CDS encoding FGGY-family carbohydrate kinase; this encodes MDILVGIDAGTSVIKAIAITPTGREQALATRELTTDHPRSQWAHQDMNTVWEQTAACLAELVEQLPPEATVLGVSIAGQGDGCWLIDGDGEPVRSAILWSDSRANEYVEQWRTNGTLEEIASICGSELFPGTVLPLLAWLSDERPQQLETAATLLFCKDWLTYKLTGERATDLSDGSLPLLDIHSQSYSDAVWKATGVSEHKHLRPELQTAGSVVGSITESATVETGLPAGTPVVMGLFDVAASAIGCGAVSEGDSVSSVGTSVVNQSLASTPRVDSTTIQVALWDGLYTEAIGSNVGTRSIEWVRDEIVNNCKTDYSDLEAAARSVSAGADGLVYLPYLSSTGERGPFVDPNARAQLLGLEPSHTTAHIVRAVYEGLALALRDCYEAVPNTVSQLYLTGGPTQSAFWNQLVADCMGVEIVIPDSAEPTALGAAVLAGVGAGCYSNAPAGVKQVRSNADRYHPTAARGETYDRLHEQYVGIRARMKEIWALQAETKSQITF
- a CDS encoding S8 family peptidase, which produces MKRRAFIKTGSVSLGALTLGPSIATASPIQRFIVDSRGFQGREDVEIIHEMQPVDLLIVEGSEDSLEASRADFVPDRRHSRGDHRPVRQTRADDLQESEDLSAYQWDKHDQGIPDAHETTRGEGTRVAIIDSGIASGHPDLEGQVNLDLSRSFAEDDYGIGEPYAGTHGTHVAGIVAANDEDETGVVGSAPGTELVDLRVSTANPASSDRNDLPPDYWGDTYYGSVLAALVYAAEIGCDAANLSLGWTWNMREEGWGRFWGSVHQRIGNYARRNGTVHTHASGNWGESLQFNRDETDSSQTAGGITTSATGPIGFDPGTGEYDEPPYAPSTYTTHGVGAIDLAAPGGQGGESEYDDVLNVTATPIFSDDGEYQGAEYGYGWLAGTSMAAPQVAGAVALVASISQRSNANQVMNVLRRTAETPSEYENKYYGRGGYLDTLAAVLD